The genomic interval TCGAGGAGGTCAACGCCGCTGACGGCGTACTCGGCGAGCCGGTGGTCTGGGTCGACGGCGACGACGGCACCAACCCGAACACCGCGAAGGCGACGGTGGCGCAGCACGTACGCGCCGGGGTGCACGTGATCATCGGGGCCGGTGGCTCCGGCATCTCCCGGGCGGTACTCCCGGACGTGATGGCCGCCGGACTGGTGCTCTTCTCGCCGAGCAACACCGACGCCGGGCTCAGCACCGTGGAGGACAAGGGGCTCTACTTCCGGACCGCCCCGTCGGACATCCTCCAGGGGCGGGCGCTCGCCGACATGATCCTGCGGGACGGGCCGAACCGGATCGCGCTGGTCGCCCGGCAGGACTCGTACGGCGAGGGCCTCCAGGGCAACGTCCGGGCCGAACTGGAGCGGGCCGGGCACGGCTCGGACCAGGTGCGGCTCTTCAACTACGAGGTGAAGGACGGGCCGGACGCGCCGCCGGTGGACTTCACCAAGGGCGCCCAGGAGATCAAGGAGTTCGGCGCCGACGCGATCCTGGTGATCGGGTACGGCGAGTCGGCGAGGGTCATCGAGGCGCTCGCCGCCGCCGGGGTGAGCATCCAACAGCAGTAGTCCCGCCCCGGGCCCGCCGCCCGGGGCTTCCGCCCGGTACGCCGTCGGAGTGGCACACTTCCGGGAGTCGCCGGGCGGGCTCGTCGCCCTAGCGTTACCCCTGTGTCCGACGGTCCCGTCGGGCACAGGGAGACCGGGGAGGTACGAGATGAGCTACGACGGCGACCCCAGCGCGCTGGGTGAGGCCCTTCCGGAGCAGGAGCTGCCCGGCGTCGACGACCAGCAGGGTTTCGGCCCGGCGGTGGAGCTCACCCCGGACCCGCTCTCCCCGGACCCGCTCTCCTCGGACCCGCTGGCGGCCGACGGGCTGGAGGCGGGCGACGAGCCCGCGCCGGTCACCTCCGTCGTCACGCACTACGCGGACGGCATCACCGAGGTCGCCACCGACCTCGACGGCGACGGCTACGCCGAGCTGCTCGAGTTCGACGTCAACGGCGACCGGGTGGCCGACGTGCGCTACCAGGACACCGACTGGGACGGCCGGCTGGACAGCGTCGAGCGGGACTCCGACCTGGACGGTCGGGTCGACCAGGTGCTGGAGGACAACGACGGAGACGGCCGGGTCGACTCGGTGGTCACCGACACGAACCGGGACGGCGTGGTGGACCGGGTGGTCGCGGACGCCGACTTCGACGGGCGGCCGGACACCTGGATGACCGACAGCGACTTCGACGGGCGGCCGGACGAGATCCGGGTCGACCCCGACGAGGACGGTCGGGCCGACCGGCTGATGCTGGACACCGACCACGACGGCACCGTCGACCAGGTCAACTACCAGGACCGGCAGACCAACCCGTACGTCACGAACTGATCGCGGCGGACCGGCCCGGCGGGCGGCTACCCCGCTCGGTGCCGCGCCGGATCCGTCCGGCTTGGCTGCCTCTGCCCCGGTCGACCCGGGTGGCGCCGCACCCCGGTCGGCATGCTCGGGGGCCCACGGGGGTAGTGCGAGGTGGCACAGTGCGGTAGTCGTGTCGGGGAGGTTCTCGTGGGTGTCCGGGCGGCACGCGAACCGAGGGTTCCGGCGTGGCCAGACTTCAAGCTGACGGAAGGGCAACAGATGAGCGAGTCGCAGGAGACCGTCGACACCCGCGGTGACGAACGGATCGAACTGCTCCGGGCGGACGCCAACCAGGACGGCAAGACCGACGTCTGGGTGGTCGACACCGACGGCGACGGCAAGCCGGACCTCTTCCAGTTCGACACCGACGGCGACGGCAAGGTCGACATCACGATGGTCGACGCCGACGAGGACGGCAAGCCGGACGAGGTGGTGGACGGGGACGGCGGGCACCCGCCGACCGCCTGACCGGCGGCAGACCGACAGACATCGGCCATGGCGGCGGCTCCTGCGGGTACGACGACCCGGGGAGCCGCCGCCACCGTCTTCGGGTACCCCGCCCCGGCCGACGGATGCGGCCCTGCCCAGCCGGGCCGGTAGCGGCGCACAACGAGTCGATCTCAGTTCAGTCATGATCAGGTCACGAAGTCGCCCCTGGTGACAAATCACTGCCCGGCACGCCAACCTTTCGCTCGCCCTCGCGCGCTTCGCAGCCAGGAGGGGCGGCGACCCACGCCGCCCTCCTCGCCCATGGGGGAGAAGCAGAACGATGAGGCTGGTGTTTCGGCGTGCCCGGGGAGCGAAGAGTCTGCTCCTGGCGGCCACCGGGGCGACCCTGATCGCCACCGCCCTGCTCACCGGGCTCGCCGGCTACAGCCAGGAGGTGGTCGACTCCGGCACCGAGCGCGCCGTCGCGTCCGCCTCCCAGGAGGAGCGGTCGATCCTGGTACGCGGCACCGCCGGCAGCACGCCGGAGAGTCTCGCCGAGCGGGACGCGGCGGTACGGTCCCGGTTCGTCGACGGCTTCGGCGGAGTACCGGCCGGCGTCTCCGGTGCGGGGTACGCGGCCGGGCGGCAGTTCGCCGGCCGCACCGGCAACGCCGTACCCGACGCCCAGGGCCTGGTCTTCGCCCGGGTGGTGTTCCTCGACGACCTTCCCGGGCACGCCCTGCTGACCGACGGCGCCTGGCCGAGCCCGGGCCGGCGGCCGGTGCAGACCGCGCTCGCCGAGCCGGTAGCGAAGATCCTCGGAGCCGGGGTCGGCGACCGGATCCCGATCACCGACCGGGTCACCGACCGGGTGACCGAGGTGACCGTCACCGGCGTCTGGCGACCGCGCGACGTCCGGGACCCGTACTGGCGGCTCGTGCCCGAGGTCACCGACGGGGTCGCCACCGGATCCGCCACGTACGGGCCACTGGTCGTCGACCGGGCCGACTTCCTCGACCACTTCATCGCGAACGCCTCCGCCGGCTGGCTGGTCGAACCCGACCTGTCCGGCGCGACGACGAACTCGCTGGGCCGGCTGAGCAAGGCCGCCGACCGGACCAGGGCCAGCCTGCCCACCGAGACCGGGCTCGGCAGTTCCGGACTGGTCACCACACAGCTCGGCGAACTCGTGCAGCGGCTGGAGCGGGCCGGGCTGGTCGGCCGGTCGGCGCTGGTCACCCCGATGCTGCTGGTGGTGGTCCTCGGCGGGTACGCGCTGCTGCTGGTCGCGCTCCTGCTCACCGAGCAGCGTCGGGGCGAGGCGGCGCTGCTCCAGGCCCGGGGCGCCGGCCGGGGACAGTTGGCCGGACTGGCCGCCCGGGAGGCGTTGCTGGTCGTCCTGCCGGCCGCCGTGATCTCACCCGTACTCGCCACCGAGCTGGTCCGGCTGGCCGACCGTACCCCGATGCTGGCCGCCGCCGCGCTGCACCTGAGCCCCCGGCTCGACGCCCGGACCTGGCTGATCGCCGGGCTGGCCGCGCTCGGCTGCGCGCTGGCGATGCTCGGCCCGGCACTGCGTCGCGCCGGCAGCTACGTCGGCGAGCTGGCGAGCCGGTCCCGGCCGAGCCGGCGGACGATCGCCCAGCGCGCCGGGCTGGACGTCGCGCTGGTCGCGCTGGCGGTGCTCGGCTGGCTGCAACTGCGGCAGTACTCCTCCCCGCTCGCCGGTGCCCGCCCGGACGGCACCCTCGGGATCGACCCGCTGCTCGCCGCCACCCCGACGGTGGGGGTGTTGGCCGGCGCGGTACTCGCGCTGCGCGGCCTGCCCCCGATGGCCCGGCTCGCCGAGCGGTGGGTCGACCGCCGGTCCTGGACCGGCACGATGCTCGGGATGTGGCAGGCCGGCCGCCGGCCGCACGCCGGCCCGGTGCTGCTGCTCGCCCTGGCGGTGGCGGTCGGCACCCTCGCCTGGTGCCTGGCCGCCACCTCGGAGCGGTCCCTGACCGACCAGGCCGACCACCAGGTCGGCGCCGACCTGCGGCTGGTCGAGGCGAGCGGGGTCGCGCCGCCGGCCCGGGCCGGCCAGCTCGCCGCACTGCCCGGCACCGAACTGGCCCTGCCGGCCTGGCGGGACACTCCCCGGCTCGGCACCGACGCCCTGCCGGCCGGAATGGTCGCGCTGGACGTCGCCGAGGCCGAACGGGTCGTCCGGCTCCGGAGCGACCTGGTCGACGGCGGCGCCGCCGGACTCTTCGCCGGGATGACCGACGCCCGGCTGACCGCCCCGGTCGTGACGCTTCCGCCGCAGACCCGCCGGCTGACCGGTCAGATCACCACCACCGGCACCGGCGGCTCCGCCCGCGTCCCGGTCCGGACCGCGGCGGTGCTCACCGAGCCGCACGGCGGGCACCTGCGGATCCCGCTCGGCGCGAGCTACGACGACACGCCGCTGCGGTTCGACGTGGAGCTGCCGGCGGGCGACGACGGGCCGCCGACACTGGCCGGCTTCGCGGTGGACACCCTCGGACCTCCCGGGTACGTCGTCGACTGGCAGCTCACCGACCTGCGGGCCGTCCCGGCCGGCGGCGCCGGGACCGCCGTACCGCTCGCCGACGGGCGGGACTGGCAGGCGGTGCAGCGCTCCGGCAAGACCGAACCCGCGACGGCGGGACCGCGCGGGCTGACCGCGCAGCACCAGTCGTCCCCGTCGGGGGGCTGGGCGGGCGTCAGCTCGTCCGTCTCGTTCGCCGTGACCGTCGCACCCGAGCAGGGGCAGGTGCCGGTGGTGGCCACCCCGGAGGCGCTGGCGGCGCTGCGGCTGGGCGTCGGCGAGCAGACCGTACTCGTGCTGGCCGGCGGAGCCGTCGACGTACGGGTCACCGGTACGGTCGCCGCGCTGCCCGGCGTACCCGAGTCGGCCGCGCTCCTGGTCGACCTGCCGTCGCTGGCTACGGCGCTCTTCCATCAGCGGGGTGTCACCTCCGCGCCCGAGGAGTGGTGGCTGACCACCCGCCCCGACCAGCACGCCGAGGCGGCCCGGGCGGCGGCCGGACTCGGCGGGCTCCAGGTCGCCGACCGGGTGGAGGTGGCCAGCCGCTCGGGTGAGGACCCGTACGGCGTCGGCGCCCGCGCCGCCCTCTTCGCCGCCGCGCTCGGCGCCATCCTGCTCGCGGCGGTCGGCATCACCGTGGACGTCCGGGCCACCGCCCGACGCCGGGTCACCGAGCTGGCCGTGCTGCACACCCTGGGCGCCGGCCCCCGGCTGCTGGCCCGGTCGCTCCTGGTCGAGCAGGCGTTCCTCGCCGGCATCGGCGTGCTGGTCGGGCTGGCGGTCGGCATCGGCGTGGCCGCCACGATGGCCCCGCTGGTCATCCTCACCCCGTCGGCACAGCGGCCGGTACCGCTGCCGCTGCTGGACGTCGCCTGGCTGCCGGCCGCCGGGACCGCCGCCGTGCTGCTGCTGCTCGCGCTGGCGCTGAGCGGGTTGACCGCCGCCACCATGCGGCAGCGGCTGGCCGCGGCCCAGCTCCGGATCGGGGAGGACCGGTGAACGCGGAACCGGTGGAGAGCAACTCGGGACCGGTGGAGGGACGGGACGCTGTGCGGGAAACACCGGTGACGAAGCGGGCCGGAGGTCGACTGCCGGGGCCGCTGCGCCGGGCCCGGGTCTTCGCCGGCTATCTGGGGCTGCTCGGCGTACTCGGGCTGGTGGCGGCGCTGCTGGTGACCGGGGCGCCCCGGCTGGCGAACGAGTTCGCCGACGACGGGATGCGACACGACGTACGCGAGCTGCCGTACCAGGTCCGGGACCTGACCTTCAGCGCGTCGTTCAACCCCACCGAGGGCCCGCCCGCCGGGGTGGCGGCGGGCTGGCTCGACCGGTTCCGGACGCGGTTGCCCGGACCGCTGCCCACGCTGGTCGGTCAGCAGTGGTTCGCCGGCCGGATCGGCCCGAAGGACCTGAGCGTGGCCGGCGACGCGCCGTCGCTGCGCGGGACCTGCCGGCCGGAGCTGCAACTGCGTGGCCAGGCCGACGTCGAACGGGAGCTGCGGGTCGTCGAGGGACGCTGGCCGGCCTCCCGCAGCGGGGTCGAGGCGGCGCTGTCCCGGGAGGCCGCCGACCTCCTCGGGCTGCGGGTCGGCACCCGCGTCGTGCTGGGCGGCGGGGGCACGGCGCGGGGCTCCGTCCCGGTCCGGATCGTCGGGGTGTACGACCCGATCGACCCGGCCGCGCCGGCCTGGGACGCGATGCGGATCGCCGAGGTGCCCTGCCCGGACCCGACCGCCGGCACCACGCACCGGGTGACGCTGCTGACCGACCTGGACGGGATCACCGCCGCCGGCCAGGTGCTCGGGATCGGCTACGAGTGGCGTTACCGGGTCGACGAGGAGCGGATGACCACCGCCGACATCCCGGAGGTGCTGACCGCGGTCGCGGCGAGCCGGCGTACGCCGCCGGACCGTGGGCTGGTGCTGGCGACCGGCCTGGACAGCGGCCTGAGCAGGTACGACGATCAGCTTCGCGCGGTGCGGGCGCTGCTCGCGGTGGTGCAGGCCGGCATCCTGGCCACCCTGCTCGGGCTGGTCGCCCTGGCCGCGGGGCTGGCGGTGCAGCGCCGCCGGGAGGAGTTCACCCTGCTCCGGGCCCGTGGCGCCACCGCCGTGGAGATCGGTGCCCGTACCCTGCGGGAGACCGTCGCCGTGCTGCCGCTCGCGGTACTCGCCGGCTGGCTGCTCGGTCGGTTGGCGCCGGGTCGCCCCGCCGGAGCCGAACCGCTCGGGGTCGCGCTGGTGGTCGTCGGCACCACCCTGGCCATCCCGCTGCTGGCGATGCTCGGCCAGCGCCGGGCGAGCTTCGTGGGCCGGCGACGGGACCTGGTGCGGCACCGCCCGTCGGCACGCCGGCTGACCGCCGAACTCTTCGTGCTGCTGCTCGCGGTGCTCGGCGTGGTACTGCTGCGACGACGCGGGCTGAGCCAGGACAGCGGGATCGACCCGTACCTGGTGTCGGTGCCGGTGCTGCTGGCGGTGGCCGCCGCGCTGGTGGCGCTGCGGCTGGTGCCGTGGCCGCTGCGTCAGGTGGGTCGGATCGCCGCCCGGGCCCGTACGGTCGTGCCGTTCGTCGGCCTGGCCCGGGCCGGCCGGGGCGCGCCGGTGACCGTCGGGCCGCTCGCCGTGCTCGTCGTCGCGATCGCCACCGGCGTCTTCACCAGCGTGGTGACCAGCACCGTCGGCGAGGCCCGGGACCGGGTCACCGACCAGGAGGTCGGTGCCGACGCCCGGGTCGTCGGCTCCTACTCCGACCGGGCCACCGCCGACCGGCTCGGCGCGTTGCCGGGGGTGGCCGAGGTCAGCCCGCTGGCGGTCGAGGTGGGCCAGCCGCTGCGTTCGCCGACTCCGAACATGCTGGGCGGGCGTGACCTCGGCCAGACCCAGGTGTTGGTGGTGGACGGGCCGTCGCTGGCCCGGGTGTTGGCGGCGAGCGGCGTCGACGTGAGCGTGCCGGCCGGGCTGACCGCGCCGGGGCGGATCGACGGGCCGGTGCCGGCGCTGGTCTCGCCGGAGGTGGCCGAGGCGGTCGGTGCCGGTGCGGTCACCGAGGTGCAGGGCCGCCGGTACGAGTTCCGGGTCGACGGGGTGGCGTCCGGCTTCCCGGGTCTGGCGGCCGACGTACGCCGGTTCGTGGTGCTGCCCTGGCAGGCGCTGCCGGTGCCGGAGTTCCAGCCGATCCGGTCGAACCAGTTCATGGTGGCCGGGGAGGGTTTCTCGGTCGCCGAGCTGACCGCGACGGTCGACACCGCCCAGCGGGAGTACCTGGCGAAGGTGCTGGCGCAGCCGGTCGAGCGGGTACGCCCGCAGACGTCGGTCACCGTCACCACCTGGGCACAGCACCGGCAGGCGCTGGAGCGCAGCGGCGTCAACCGGCTGCTCAGCTTCGCCTTCGGCACCGGGGTGGCCGGGGCGACCGCGTTGGCGCTGCTGGCGGTCGGTTTCGCCGTACTCGCCGAGGCGCCGGGCCGGGGCCGGATGCTGTCCCGGCTGCGCACGATGGGGCTCTCCGGGCGGCAGGGCCGAGGGCTGCTCGTCTACGAGCTGGTGCCGTTGATCGGCGTCGCGGTGCTGACCGGTGGAGTGGTCGGGGTGGCGCTGCCCCGGCTGCTCGGGCCGGCGTTGGGGCTCGCCGGCTTCACCGGCGGCCTGCCGGCCCGGATCCACCTGGATCCGCTGCTGGT from Plantactinospora sp. BC1 carries:
- a CDS encoding ABC transporter permease; translation: MRLVFRRARGAKSLLLAATGATLIATALLTGLAGYSQEVVDSGTERAVASASQEERSILVRGTAGSTPESLAERDAAVRSRFVDGFGGVPAGVSGAGYAAGRQFAGRTGNAVPDAQGLVFARVVFLDDLPGHALLTDGAWPSPGRRPVQTALAEPVAKILGAGVGDRIPITDRVTDRVTEVTVTGVWRPRDVRDPYWRLVPEVTDGVATGSATYGPLVVDRADFLDHFIANASAGWLVEPDLSGATTNSLGRLSKAADRTRASLPTETGLGSSGLVTTQLGELVQRLERAGLVGRSALVTPMLLVVVLGGYALLLVALLLTEQRRGEAALLQARGAGRGQLAGLAAREALLVVLPAAVISPVLATELVRLADRTPMLAAAALHLSPRLDARTWLIAGLAALGCALAMLGPALRRAGSYVGELASRSRPSRRTIAQRAGLDVALVALAVLGWLQLRQYSSPLAGARPDGTLGIDPLLAATPTVGVLAGAVLALRGLPPMARLAERWVDRRSWTGTMLGMWQAGRRPHAGPVLLLALAVAVGTLAWCLAATSERSLTDQADHQVGADLRLVEASGVAPPARAGQLAALPGTELALPAWRDTPRLGTDALPAGMVALDVAEAERVVRLRSDLVDGGAAGLFAGMTDARLTAPVVTLPPQTRRLTGQITTTGTGGSARVPVRTAAVLTEPHGGHLRIPLGASYDDTPLRFDVELPAGDDGPPTLAGFAVDTLGPPGYVVDWQLTDLRAVPAGGAGTAVPLADGRDWQAVQRSGKTEPATAGPRGLTAQHQSSPSGGWAGVSSSVSFAVTVAPEQGQVPVVATPEALAALRLGVGEQTVLVLAGGAVDVRVTGTVAALPGVPESAALLVDLPSLATALFHQRGVTSAPEEWWLTTRPDQHAEAARAAAGLGGLQVADRVEVASRSGEDPYGVGARAALFAAALGAILLAAVGITVDVRATARRRVTELAVLHTLGAGPRLLARSLLVEQAFLAGIGVLVGLAVGIGVAATMAPLVILTPSAQRPVPLPLLDVAWLPAAGTAAVLLLLALALSGLTAATMRQRLAAAQLRIGEDR
- a CDS encoding permease yields the protein MNAEPVESNSGPVEGRDAVRETPVTKRAGGRLPGPLRRARVFAGYLGLLGVLGLVAALLVTGAPRLANEFADDGMRHDVRELPYQVRDLTFSASFNPTEGPPAGVAAGWLDRFRTRLPGPLPTLVGQQWFAGRIGPKDLSVAGDAPSLRGTCRPELQLRGQADVERELRVVEGRWPASRSGVEAALSREAADLLGLRVGTRVVLGGGGTARGSVPVRIVGVYDPIDPAAPAWDAMRIAEVPCPDPTAGTTHRVTLLTDLDGITAAGQVLGIGYEWRYRVDEERMTTADIPEVLTAVAASRRTPPDRGLVLATGLDSGLSRYDDQLRAVRALLAVVQAGILATLLGLVALAAGLAVQRRREEFTLLRARGATAVEIGARTLRETVAVLPLAVLAGWLLGRLAPGRPAGAEPLGVALVVVGTTLAIPLLAMLGQRRASFVGRRRDLVRHRPSARRLTAELFVLLLAVLGVVLLRRRGLSQDSGIDPYLVSVPVLLAVAAALVALRLVPWPLRQVGRIAARARTVVPFVGLARAGRGAPVTVGPLAVLVVAIATGVFTSVVTSTVGEARDRVTDQEVGADARVVGSYSDRATADRLGALPGVAEVSPLAVEVGQPLRSPTPNMLGGRDLGQTQVLVVDGPSLARVLAASGVDVSVPAGLTAPGRIDGPVPALVSPEVAEAVGAGAVTEVQGRRYEFRVDGVASGFPGLAADVRRFVVLPWQALPVPEFQPIRSNQFMVAGEGFSVAELTATVDTAQREYLAKVLAQPVERVRPQTSVTVTTWAQHRQALERSGVNRLLSFAFGTGVAGATALALLAVGFAVLAEAPGRGRMLSRLRTMGLSGRQGRGLLVYELVPLIGVAVLTGGVVGVALPRLLGPALGLAGFTGGLPARIHLDPLLVVGVLLLVVVALVAALGVENLVNRRMRLGEVLRLGEEN